In the Clostridium beijerinckii genome, one interval contains:
- a CDS encoding methyl-accepting chemotaxis protein: MSLKLKYLLNRNLKEHSEKVFEGISNGRKKALDNWFNDKWAQLENIKNSLVALEDNDNIVCNYLIETVKKHEDFCEIFVLDEKGIVSVSSCKEHIGLDMSDLPNLKAGLEGRPLMYGPYIDKRTLHTDISNKKFADDVTLMFSSTCKNHSNQIRILCCRTLNDDMSNVIQDEDTHIYKDSGDNYLFMVKTSRDIKPGTAISRSRFEDNTFTLGENLKDGVKTKSWGTVRIKEHTEFEIIFNDPATSKLHRGVENTIRNGENLDCWPGYPDYRHIMVGGKGTLIKPPNCDEVWGMMCEGDIAEIYNFQSINLKMPISISIISAILIAVNFIAIKLSPNNSIFTSIAMWIILSLFSLLISKRMISSPLSRTINILQDIAEGEGNLTKRVEKMSSDEIGELSRWFNKFINNQMSMLYRVKRSAKTTKKSVNIVSNITSEVKNGMGVIENTVITLLENSKDQNLVFQNTKNKFSDITASIQEMDSLILEVSGIVEGTNESAASAQSISKEVLSNMEDLEKTIENTVESISTLQGYSQEISEVINVIRNISKQTQLLALNASIEAARAGESGKGFSVVAEEISKLALETESATKSISNVINQVQKQTQATFEYAEEINTKVDISTASVKESIQSFDHINDDVNIIANAMQSISEITSTQSQSVGDVMNNLSTMADKIEQSTENSSNKSEESLSMVKKILLEIRQLKQATDVLEYSSDNLNEMVGSFKLK; this comes from the coding sequence ATGAGTTTAAAGCTTAAATATCTGTTGAATAGAAATCTAAAGGAACATTCAGAAAAAGTATTTGAAGGAATATCAAATGGAAGAAAAAAGGCATTAGATAACTGGTTTAATGACAAGTGGGCACAATTAGAAAATATTAAGAATTCACTTGTGGCATTAGAAGACAATGATAATATAGTATGTAATTATTTAATTGAAACCGTAAAAAAGCATGAGGACTTTTGCGAAATATTTGTTTTAGATGAGAAAGGAATAGTATCAGTTTCTTCGTGCAAAGAGCATATTGGATTAGATATGAGTGATTTACCTAATCTAAAAGCTGGATTAGAAGGTAGGCCTTTAATGTATGGACCATATATTGATAAAAGAACCCTACATACTGATATAAGTAATAAGAAATTTGCTGATGATGTTACATTAATGTTTTCCAGTACATGCAAAAATCACAGTAATCAAATTAGAATATTATGCTGCAGAACACTAAATGATGATATGAGCAACGTAATTCAAGATGAGGATACTCATATATATAAGGATTCTGGAGATAATTACTTATTTATGGTGAAGACTAGCAGAGATATTAAGCCCGGAACAGCAATATCTAGAAGCAGATTTGAGGATAATACATTTACTTTAGGTGAGAATCTTAAAGATGGAGTTAAAACAAAGAGTTGGGGTACAGTTAGAATTAAAGAGCATACCGAATTTGAAATAATTTTTAATGATCCGGCTACAAGTAAATTACATCGAGGAGTTGAAAATACAATTCGAAATGGTGAAAATCTAGATTGTTGGCCTGGATATCCAGATTACAGACATATAATGGTGGGAGGTAAGGGAACATTAATAAAACCCCCGAACTGTGATGAGGTATGGGGAATGATGTGTGAGGGTGATATAGCTGAGATATATAATTTTCAAAGTATTAATTTAAAGATGCCAATATCTATATCAATAATATCAGCAATTTTAATTGCAGTAAATTTTATAGCAATTAAATTATCACCGAATAATAGTATATTTACATCTATAGCAATGTGGATTATATTATCACTGTTTTCGTTATTAATATCTAAAAGAATGATTTCATCCCCTTTAAGTAGAACGATAAATATATTACAAGATATTGCGGAAGGCGAAGGAAATTTAACCAAAAGAGTTGAAAAAATGTCATCAGATGAAATCGGAGAGCTGTCGCGATGGTTCAATAAATTCATAAATAATCAGATGAGCATGTTATATAGAGTGAAAAGATCAGCTAAAACTACAAAAAAATCAGTAAATATAGTTTCTAATATAACAAGCGAAGTTAAAAATGGAATGGGAGTCATTGAAAATACAGTGATAACTTTACTGGAAAATTCTAAAGACCAAAATCTAGTATTCCAAAATACAAAAAACAAATTTTCAGATATTACAGCATCTATTCAGGAAATGGATAGTCTTATATTAGAAGTATCAGGTATAGTTGAAGGAACTAATGAAAGTGCAGCATCGGCACAAAGCATATCAAAAGAAGTCTTGAGTAATATGGAGGATTTAGAAAAGACCATCGAGAATACAGTAGAATCTATAAGTACTTTACAGGGATATTCACAGGAGATAAGTGAAGTAATTAATGTTATAAGAAATATAAGTAAGCAGACACAACTTCTAGCGCTTAATGCATCAATTGAAGCTGCAAGAGCAGGAGAGAGTGGAAAAGGATTTTCTGTAGTAGCGGAAGAAATATCTAAGCTAGCACTAGAAACAGAAAGTGCTACCAAGTCAATAAGTAATGTCATTAATCAAGTCCAAAAACAGACACAAGCAACATTTGAATATGCAGAAGAGATAAATACTAAGGTAGATATATCTACAGCGAGTGTAAAAGAATCTATTCAATCATTTGATCATATTAATGATGATGTAAATATAATAGCTAATGCGATGCAGTCAATATCAGAAATAACTTCGACCCAGAGCCAAAGTGTTGGGGATGTTATGAATAATTTAAGCACTATGGCAGATAAAATAGAACAATCTACCGAAAATAGTTCAAATAAAAGTGAAGAATCACTGTCTATGGTTAAAAAAATATTATTAGAAATAAGACAACTAAAGCAAGCAACCGATGTACTGGAATATTCGTCAGATAATTTAAATGAGATGGTTGGATCATTTAAATTAAAGTAA
- a CDS encoding SEC-C metal-binding domain-containing protein, translating into MSLYTNWTDMVVDYVKTKGENAFWEEYSKLEKSIYKDLLANHKSVKKTTINELAKDYDSTVEFAMGFMDGINDSLKTQYDLETIDADTEIVLDINLETLYLNMLDAKAEYLYTLPQWDGIFSVEKRNEIQKQYKESKIVRNLDKVGRNDMCPCGSGKKYKKCCGKDK; encoded by the coding sequence ATGAGTTTATATACAAATTGGACTGACATGGTTGTTGACTATGTAAAAACTAAGGGAGAAAATGCTTTCTGGGAAGAATATAGTAAATTAGAAAAATCAATATATAAAGATTTATTAGCTAATCATAAAAGTGTTAAAAAGACTACAATAAATGAATTAGCTAAAGATTATGATTCCACAGTAGAATTTGCTATGGGATTTATGGATGGTATTAATGATAGTTTAAAAACTCAATATGATCTTGAGACTATAGATGCTGATACAGAAATAGTACTTGATATAAATCTAGAAACTTTATATTTGAATATGCTAGATGCAAAAGCAGAATATTTATACACATTACCACAATGGGATGGAATATTCTCAGTGGAAAAAAGAAATGAAATACAAAAACAATACAAGGAATCTAAGATAGTAAGAAATCTAGATAAGGTTGGAAGAAATGATATGTGCCCATGTGGAAGTGGGAAGAAATATAAGAAATGTTGTGGAAAAGATAAATAA
- a CDS encoding MBL fold metallo-hydrolase has translation MIFCSLYSGSSGNSMFIASNKAKILIDAGLPGKKIDLALQEINENPKDLNGIFITHEHSDHIKGVGVLSRKYDIPIYANADTWSAMESLIGNIKEHNIKVIDKRSFTEIEDMSIKAFNIPHDAAAPMGYTVSSGEKNISVATDFGTFTREIYDNIKDSEVILLESNHDVNMLKFGPYPYPLKRRILSEIGHLSNDDCGSAIVELYKCSTKKKIILGHLSNTNNQPDLAYQTVLNVLNENGIKLKEDIILTMANRHNPSSYIEI, from the coding sequence ATGATATTTTGTTCTTTATATAGTGGCAGTAGCGGTAATAGTATGTTTATTGCCTCAAATAAAGCTAAGATATTAATTGATGCAGGACTCCCAGGTAAAAAAATTGATTTAGCGTTGCAAGAAATTAATGAAAATCCAAAAGACTTGAACGGAATTTTTATAACTCATGAGCATAGTGATCATATCAAAGGGGTTGGAGTACTGTCTAGAAAGTATGACATTCCTATATATGCAAATGCTGATACTTGGTCTGCTATGGAAAGCTTAATTGGAAATATAAAAGAGCATAACATAAAAGTAATTGATAAAAGATCATTTACTGAAATAGAGGATATGAGTATTAAAGCATTTAATATTCCGCATGATGCAGCCGCGCCAATGGGGTATACAGTTAGCTCAGGAGAAAAAAACATAAGTGTAGCAACTGATTTTGGAACTTTTACAAGAGAAATTTATGATAATATAAAAGATTCAGAAGTTATTCTTCTTGAAAGTAACCACGATGTAAATATGCTTAAGTTTGGACCATATCCATATCCTTTGAAACGTAGGATATTGAGCGAAATAGGACATTTATCTAATGATGATTGTGGGAGTGCCATAGTTGAACTATATAAATGTTCAACTAAGAAAAAGATTATTTTAGGGCATTTGAGTAATACTAATAATCAACCAGATTTAGCATATCAAACTGTTTTAAACGTGCTAAATGAAAATGGAATTAAGCTAAAAGAGGACATAATATTAACTATGGCAAACAGACATAATCCTAGCAGTTATATAGAGATATAG
- a CDS encoding UDP-N-acetylglucosamine 1-carboxyvinyltransferase, translating to MERLVINGGNLLEGTVDINGAKNAAVAILPAAIMASDGKCIIDNIPDIEDVHCLERILRSLGCDIIKIDNNTLEIDSSNVNNFDACTDDVRRMRASYYFIGALLARFKKARVVLPGGCSIGVRPIDQHIKGFEALGADVFIEHGAVNVKADKLVGANIFFDVVSVGATINVMIAATLAEGVTVLENVAKEPHVVDVANFLNSMGADIRGAGTDVIRIKGVESLKGCSYSVIPDQIEAGTFMIAAVATGGDVYIRNVIPKHLESITAKLTEMGAVIEEGDDCIRVTVKSPLKGVNIKTTPYPGFPTDIQQPMSTLLSIVPGRSLITESIWENRHKHIDELKKMGANIKVEGRVAIIDGAQKLTGAVVKATDLRAGAAMVIAGLVAEGTTEITSIEHIDRGYPHIENKFRALGADIKRIEVDE from the coding sequence ATGGAGAGATTAGTTATAAACGGCGGAAACTTGCTAGAAGGTACTGTTGATATCAATGGGGCCAAGAATGCAGCAGTAGCAATATTACCAGCAGCTATAATGGCAAGTGATGGAAAATGCATAATTGATAACATACCAGATATTGAAGATGTACACTGCTTGGAAAGAATACTTAGAAGCTTAGGTTGCGATATTATTAAGATAGATAACAATACTTTAGAAATAGATAGTTCTAATGTAAATAATTTTGATGCGTGCACGGATGATGTTAGAAGAATGAGAGCTTCATATTATTTCATTGGAGCTTTATTAGCACGATTTAAGAAAGCAAGAGTAGTTCTTCCAGGAGGATGTTCAATAGGGGTAAGACCAATTGACCAACATATAAAAGGATTTGAAGCTTTAGGAGCTGATGTGTTTATAGAGCACGGAGCAGTTAATGTTAAAGCTGATAAGCTAGTAGGCGCTAATATATTTTTTGATGTAGTTTCAGTAGGAGCAACAATAAATGTTATGATTGCGGCAACATTAGCAGAGGGGGTAACAGTGCTAGAAAATGTAGCAAAGGAACCTCATGTTGTTGATGTTGCGAATTTCTTAAATTCAATGGGAGCTGACATAAGAGGCGCAGGAACAGATGTAATAAGAATTAAAGGAGTAGAAAGTCTAAAAGGCTGTTCTTATAGCGTAATACCAGATCAAATTGAAGCTGGTACATTCATGATAGCAGCTGTTGCTACAGGTGGAGATGTTTATATAAGAAATGTTATACCAAAGCATTTAGAATCAATTACAGCTAAGCTTACAGAGATGGGGGCAGTGATTGAAGAAGGTGATGATTGTATTAGAGTTACCGTGAAGTCACCACTTAAGGGTGTGAATATAAAAACCACACCATATCCAGGATTTCCAACGGATATTCAGCAACCAATGTCAACATTGCTAAGTATTGTACCGGGAAGAAGCTTAATTACTGAATCTATTTGGGAGAATAGGCATAAACACATAGATGAATTGAAAAAGATGGGAGCCAATATTAAAGTTGAAGGCAGAGTTGCGATTATAGATGGAGCGCAAAAATTGACAGGCGCAGTAGTAAAGGCAACAGATTTAAGAGCAGGTGCTGCCATGGTTATTGCGGGATTAGTTGCAGAGGGAACAACTGAAATAACTAGTATAGAGCATATTGATAGAGGATATCCTCATATAGAAAATAAGTTTAGAGCTTTAGGGGCAGATATTAAGAGAATAGAAGTTGATGAATAG
- a CDS encoding dUTP diphosphatase, which produces MNIQPLFKVQKKYNDSLSINEELDSHKLRVRKNLEFEISLGALASETNCFSYLLKKSRPVNISAIFDKYITCISQVLTLGIDHKYTDLIAVSMAPNDYCLSDQFLNLYIDINDLIAFPSIDHYLTLFEDLLSLGLTLGFSESQIQNQFIKDLDNLVIL; this is translated from the coding sequence ATGAATATTCAGCCACTATTTAAAGTACAAAAAAAATACAATGATAGTTTATCTATAAATGAAGAGCTAGACTCCCACAAATTGCGAGTACGCAAAAACCTAGAATTTGAAATCTCTCTTGGTGCATTAGCTAGTGAAACTAATTGTTTTAGCTACTTACTAAAAAAATCTAGACCTGTTAACATCAGTGCTATATTCGATAAATATATAACTTGTATTTCTCAAGTCTTAACACTAGGTATTGATCATAAATATACAGATTTAATTGCAGTATCTATGGCACCTAATGACTATTGTTTAAGTGATCAGTTTCTAAACCTATATATTGACATAAATGATTTAATTGCTTTCCCATCTATAGATCACTACTTAACTTTATTTGAAGACCTATTAAGTCTAGGATTGACATTAGGTTTTTCAGAATCTCAAATACAAAATCAATTTATTAAAGATTTAGACAACTTGGTTATACTTTAA
- a CDS encoding DMT family transporter gives MFGIICAIISGIAMSIQGVFNTRLGEKIGVWETTLLVQIIALVLSLIIFLFLGDGNYSNLKDSNKLYLLGGALGVVITFTVIKSVSSMGPTFGIGIILISQLLAAALIDAFGLFGSERLRFSLNHFLGIAIMIAGIVIFKWNH, from the coding sequence ATGTTTGGAATAATATGTGCAATAATTTCTGGAATTGCTATGAGTATTCAAGGTGTATTTAATACCAGACTAGGTGAGAAAATCGGAGTATGGGAAACTACATTATTAGTTCAGATAATTGCCCTTGTCTTAAGCCTTATCATTTTTTTATTTTTAGGTGATGGTAATTATTCTAATTTGAAGGATTCCAACAAGCTTTATTTATTAGGTGGCGCACTAGGGGTTGTTATAACCTTTACCGTAATAAAAAGTGTTAGCTCAATGGGACCTACCTTCGGTATTGGTATTATATTAATATCCCAATTACTTGCTGCTGCACTTATAGATGCCTTTGGGTTATTTGGCAGTGAACGACTTAGATTTTCATTAAATCATTTTTTAGGTATTGCTATTATGATTGCTGGTATTGTAATATTTAAGTGGAATCATTAG
- a CDS encoding MBL fold metallo-hydrolase, producing the protein MNLFSNINFLFHLTINNIKEYVKKSAEIKSDKIMKNSINWFGHATTIINLSNKIIITDPVFSNSLGYFKRLVKKPVYINDLKVDYILLSHGHMDHLNFSSLKKLNKDAVFIVPKGYTRIARLLGFKNVFLLHPGDVYRDDFIKITAYQANHDGRRFYFGHDDESISYLIERENKSVFFAGDTALTDNFKNISCDVALMPVGCYKPDRFSYMHCTPEQSYEMFKMMSCPTMIPIHYKTFKISLENFQETEESLLNLNDKAIKIIDIGETYSF; encoded by the coding sequence TTGAATCTTTTTTCTAACATTAATTTTTTATTCCATTTAACAATTAACAATATAAAAGAATATGTAAAAAAAAGCGCTGAAATAAAATCTGATAAAATTATGAAAAATTCAATTAATTGGTTTGGTCATGCTACCACAATTATTAATCTATCAAATAAAATTATTATAACTGACCCTGTATTTTCCAATTCCTTAGGATATTTTAAGAGACTTGTAAAAAAACCAGTATACATAAATGATTTAAAAGTAGACTATATACTACTATCACATGGACATATGGATCATTTAAATTTTTCATCTCTAAAAAAATTAAATAAAGATGCTGTCTTTATTGTTCCAAAAGGATATACTCGTATTGCTAGACTGCTTGGTTTTAAAAATGTATTTTTATTACATCCTGGAGATGTATATAGAGATGACTTTATAAAAATTACTGCTTACCAAGCTAATCATGATGGGAGACGCTTCTATTTTGGACATGATGATGAAAGTATTTCATATTTAATCGAAAGAGAAAATAAAAGCGTGTTCTTCGCAGGCGATACAGCGCTCACCGATAATTTTAAGAATATATCCTGTGATGTTGCATTAATGCCTGTAGGTTGTTATAAACCTGATAGATTTTCGTATATGCATTGTACGCCAGAACAGAGTTATGAAATGTTTAAAATGATGTCTTGCCCTACAATGATACCAATTCATTATAAAACTTTTAAAATTTCATTAGAGAATTTTCAGGAAACTGAAGAATCATTATTAAATTTAAATGATAAAGCTATAAAAATTATAGACATAGGGGAGACCTACAGTTTTTAA
- a CDS encoding S8 family serine peptidase codes for MFSSKSKLDHNLKDYISKNAYKSYRILIQYKDFQSSIVKKISSYKGTVHHIIESSNIISAELNSRGIDRISEYPEIKKIYLDEYLFLCGMSVTTANKIHFSEKFSLSGAGVGIGLVDSGIFPHQDLTSPSTKIELFEDLINNFRYPYDDNGHGTSMAGILCSSGISSNNMYKGICNKSKLFCYKAFDKLGKGFASDILYSIESLSNISKENNIKVLCLPFELLTHNTFIISCFDLTFKYAISKGLIPIVPSGSNLSEKNSIMGIATLPSCITIGGLNSTTSIMKPYTYSSAGPYGKLLKPDLSAACVNVISLNSDNNYISEKNGIKVYPNKLEVPYKTFTGSSIATAYISGLCALLCEKNPSITFKDMISLLKVACDPIDEISNQIQGEGIVNINKLII; via the coding sequence ATGTTTTCATCTAAAAGTAAGCTAGACCATAATCTAAAAGATTATATATCAAAAAATGCTTATAAAAGTTATAGAATACTTATACAATATAAAGACTTTCAATCCTCAATAGTAAAAAAAATCAGTTCATATAAAGGTACTGTACATCACATTATTGAATCCTCTAATATTATAAGTGCCGAACTAAATTCAAGAGGCATAGATAGAATTTCTGAATATCCTGAAATAAAAAAAATTTACTTGGATGAATACCTGTTTTTGTGCGGAATGAGCGTGACTACTGCAAATAAAATCCACTTTTCGGAAAAGTTTAGTTTATCTGGTGCAGGAGTAGGAATAGGACTTGTAGATAGCGGAATATTTCCTCATCAAGACCTAACTTCCCCTAGCACTAAAATAGAGTTATTTGAAGATTTAATTAATAACTTTCGCTATCCTTATGATGATAATGGACATGGTACCTCCATGGCCGGAATTTTGTGTAGTAGTGGTATCTCATCAAATAACATGTATAAAGGAATTTGTAATAAAAGTAAGCTATTCTGTTACAAGGCATTTGATAAACTCGGTAAAGGATTTGCTTCGGATATATTATATTCTATAGAAAGTTTATCTAATATATCTAAAGAAAATAACATAAAGGTATTATGTTTGCCTTTTGAACTTTTAACTCATAATACATTCATTATCTCTTGCTTTGATTTGACATTTAAGTATGCTATATCAAAAGGATTAATTCCGATAGTTCCTAGCGGAAGTAACCTGAGTGAAAAAAATTCTATTATGGGAATTGCTACGCTACCAAGCTGCATCACTATAGGTGGTCTAAATTCAACTACCTCCATAATGAAGCCTTATACTTATTCTTCTGCAGGACCATATGGTAAATTATTAAAACCTGATCTATCTGCTGCATGCGTTAATGTTATATCTTTAAATTCTGATAATAACTATATTTCAGAAAAAAACGGAATTAAGGTTTACCCAAATAAACTTGAAGTACCATATAAAACTTTTACAGGCTCATCTATTGCTACAGCCTATATTAGCGGATTATGTGCGTTATTATGTGAGAAAAATCCATCAATAACTTTCAAAGATATGATTTCCTTATTAAAGGTTGCATGTGATCCTATTGATGAGATATCCAATCAAATTCAAGGTGAAGGTATTGTAAATATAAATAAACTCATCATATGA
- a CDS encoding DnaD domain protein has protein sequence MSTFMLKNRSLGFTPVNNVFIEKYMPQARGEFVKVYLLMLKYTISGELGVSSSILASSLNLLESDIMNAFNYWNDQGAIKLTQIDKMGNFNVEFVDLVEEPSKSTKQIDLLEALDSTNTKDMLKDIETLLARPLSPNEMSLYLNWQKEFGFSSELILILMEYCISKGKSDSRYIEKVAIAWHDQKITTIEQAQNLIKKAEDKWINIRKILTYLGINNTDIMKPQQDLIEKWLLIYKYSNEIIFKACDVCFERLNRADFKYIDGILSNWNKNNIRTLEDIALKDNKNPKNNKYQKTYTTNNNDKSSLKFNNFEAREYDYDSLEKKLLGWDSDD, from the coding sequence ATGAGCACATTTATGTTAAAGAATAGATCTCTAGGGTTCACTCCTGTTAACAATGTATTTATAGAAAAATACATGCCACAGGCTAGAGGCGAATTTGTAAAAGTTTATTTATTGATGCTAAAGTATACTATTTCAGGTGAATTAGGCGTTAGCTCATCAATACTAGCTTCCTCGCTTAATTTGTTAGAATCAGACATTATGAATGCATTTAATTATTGGAATGATCAAGGAGCTATAAAGCTAACTCAGATAGATAAGATGGGTAATTTTAATGTAGAATTCGTAGATTTAGTTGAAGAACCCTCCAAATCTACTAAACAAATTGACTTATTAGAAGCTTTGGATAGTACAAATACTAAAGATATGCTAAAGGATATTGAAACTCTTCTAGCTAGACCTCTATCGCCAAACGAAATGTCACTTTACTTAAATTGGCAAAAGGAATTCGGTTTTTCATCTGAATTAATTCTGATTTTAATGGAATACTGTATATCAAAGGGAAAAAGCGATTCTAGATATATAGAAAAGGTTGCTATAGCTTGGCATGATCAAAAAATAACTACTATCGAGCAAGCTCAGAACTTAATAAAAAAAGCAGAGGATAAGTGGATTAATATAAGAAAAATTCTCACTTACTTAGGTATAAATAATACAGACATAATGAAACCACAACAGGATTTAATAGAAAAATGGCTTCTTATTTATAAGTATTCAAACGAAATTATATTTAAAGCTTGTGATGTATGCTTTGAAAGATTGAATAGGGCGGATTTCAAGTATATCGATGGAATCTTAAGTAATTGGAATAAAAATAATATTAGAACTTTGGAAGATATAGCTCTTAAAGATAATAAAAATCCAAAAAATAATAAGTATCAAAAAACTTATACTACTAATAATAATGATAAATCATCTCTCAAATTTAATAACTTTGAGGCTCGAGAGTATGACTATGATTCATTAGAAAAAAAACTTTTAGGATGGGATAGCGATGATTAA
- a CDS encoding ATP-binding protein: MIKGYQTEILKIYDKLREDEARNLKFRKEEISKKYPEIIELDNKIQRLSLKMAVSILKSKDSEKTIDDYKENITDLRIKKCEMLVERGYDPEYLNLRYQCNKCKDTGFIGNIKCTCYKQRLIKLYYKNSELENTTSYNNFDNFDLNLFSSHKLGDEKYSPKKNMENNLEYILKDYLPSFSEISTNLLFFGNPGSGKTYLSYCIAKAVLDMGFLVIYKTSDELIKNLREIRFNNDSGLESLLLECDLLIIDDLGAEHLNEFSVTELFNIINKRILANKKMLISTNLTLPGITKQYSERIASRLIGEFKLCKFYSEDIRIKKNLEKNR, encoded by the coding sequence ATGATTAAAGGTTATCAAACAGAAATTTTAAAAATATATGATAAACTTAGAGAAGATGAAGCTAGAAATTTGAAATTTAGGAAAGAAGAAATATCAAAGAAATATCCTGAGATTATTGAATTGGATAATAAAATTCAACGATTATCTTTAAAAATGGCAGTATCAATTCTCAAATCTAAAGATAGTGAAAAGACAATAGATGATTATAAGGAAAATATAACAGATTTAAGAATAAAAAAGTGCGAAATGTTAGTTGAAAGAGGTTATGATCCTGAATATTTAAATTTGCGATATCAATGCAATAAATGTAAGGATACAGGCTTTATAGGCAATATAAAATGTACTTGCTATAAACAAAGGTTGATTAAGTTATACTATAAAAATTCAGAATTAGAAAATACCACATCGTATAATAACTTTGATAATTTTGATTTAAATTTGTTTTCAAGTCATAAACTTGGAGATGAAAAATATTCTCCTAAAAAAAACATGGAGAATAATTTAGAATATATATTAAAAGACTATCTTCCTAGCTTTTCAGAAATATCAACAAATTTATTATTTTTCGGAAATCCAGGTAGTGGTAAAACATATTTATCATATTGTATTGCCAAAGCTGTGTTAGATATGGGATTCTTAGTAATTTATAAAACCTCTGATGAGTTAATTAAGAATTTAAGGGAAATAAGATTCAATAATGACTCAGGTTTAGAATCACTATTACTAGAATGTGACTTACTAATTATAGATGATTTAGGCGCAGAACACCTCAATGAATTTTCAGTAACTGAATTATTTAATATAATTAACAAGAGAATTCTTGCTAATAAGAAAATGCTTATCTCAACCAATTTAACTTTGCCAGGAATAACTAAGCAGTATAGCGAGCGAATCGCTTCTAGACTAATTGGAGAATTTAAGCTCTGCAAATTTTATTCTGAAGATATAAGGATTAAGAAAAATTTAGAAAAAAATAGATAA